The genomic DNA GCTTAAGCCGTTATGCTGGCGGGCCGCTAGAAATCGATTGGAGCTCCAGATCGCATTGCGAACGTCATCACAGCCGGGTGAATAGAGTACGGAAAGAAACTCTTTTCCATCTGTTACCAGATTCAGAACTTCGCCCGGCCAAGTATCGATTACGTCGGGACCATGGATCAGCAGAGCTTTCAGGGTAACCCTGGCTGCGGTCCGGCTGATAGAGCTTCAACGCAACACGGACGCCCCGCCTGTGCGCCCTTTCTATTAGTGGACGCAGAAGGCCCAGGGGTGTCGGGAAAGCATCGAGAAGCACTACTTTGCGGCATACGCTTAGCATCGTTGTAGCGCGCTCCAGGACCTCCTCCTTCGCTTCAATCTGATAAACGCGATCATCAGGACCAGGTCGCGGCAGTTCGCGGAGCGATTCGGCCGCGCCTACCTTTCGCAACAATCTTCACTCTGTCGGTTTGAAAATTATGCGAAAATGGCAGTTAAGCTGATCGAAAAGAGCGCCTCAAGGACGCTTGAGAAAAAGAATCTACTAGGTAGTCGAAAATAGAAATCGGTGTTTATTTTTGTCAATCAGAGGCTTTTAACATTGGCCCGAATACGCCATCATAATTGTGAAGCAAGTACTAAGAAGGAAACCCACTCAGTGGGACCATTCGGTGGAGGTCGTGGGGCATCATGAAACGAGGCGTCGAGTTACTGGAGGATGTCGAAGGGACTGGCCTGTTTGCTCAGAAAGGAAATCGGGTCGTCTTTAACTTGCGTATCTTTCTGCATCGAGGGGACGAGGTGCCCCTGAACGAGATTCAGTTTGCGGCGGCTCCCGATCAGCCGGTCACGATCGAGCGCGGGCGTAGGCTTCTCGATCGCACGATCACGCTGGGGAAACGCCAAGCGGCTGTGGCGATCGAGCAGGCGCTGCTTGGAATGAAAAAAGGGGGCTACCGCAGGGTACGAGCCAGTCCCCACCTCGCCTATGGAAAGAAGGGGATCCCGGGCCTCATCCCGGCGAACGCCGTTCTTGTGCTCGAGGTCTGGCTGCGCGAATTCATCTCCAGCAATTAAGGTTATGCACAGGTTTTCAATAGGATTGCTACTAAAAACTTAAACCACCGGCGTCAGATCCGTATCCGTTCGCGCCAAAAAGCCGAGCACATTCGAATGATCTTGATCATTGCTTGACTCTAACAAATGGAAGGAGCCCTGATTTGTGCCAATTAAGTATTCGGAGTTTCGCATGAAATTCAGGAAGCTCTTAATACTTCAAACAGCGCTCTTCACTGTTCTTAGCTTCTTCTTTGTAGGTTCTCGTCTGACGGCAGTAATGGAAAAAGAGAGGAACCACACGAACCGGGTGCGATCAAGCGAAAAGTTTGTTAAAGGCCAGTTGATCGTTAAGTACAAAGATACGGTTACCGCTTGCGTTCATTGTCTTTTGAAGGGCCACAGGCATTTCAAAGGCGTGACAACAAATGCAAATGGTTCACTCGATGAACTAAACGCAAGATATGAGTTAGAATCGGCAACGCCGGTATTCCGAACGGAAGAGGAAGAAAAGGGAATGATCGGAGCAATCGCACAAATACCGGTATCGTTATTGAGGCAATACCATCGGCAAAAGCTGGAAATAGCCAAGGCAAAATTTGCGAATCGAACAAATCGCGCACCACAGGACGCATCCCTTCCAGATCTACACCATATTTATGTTCTAAAGTTTCCAGAATATGTCGATCTCGCAGCCGCAATGGCCGAGTTCCAGCGCGATCCTCATATTGACTACGCGCAGCCTGATTATTTGCTGACGACTGATTTCTTGCCGAACGATCCCTTTTACAAATCCGCTGGTTCCTGGCGACAGAATTACGATGATCTCTGGGGACTGAAAGCAGACAAGCTCGATATGGCGCCTGCCTGGGATGTTACCCAGGGTGAAGGCATGATTGTTGCTGTGGTGGACACGGGTCTGGATTACAATCATCCGGATATCGCCACTAACGTCTGGAAGAATCAGGGTGAAATCGCCGGCAATGGCACAGATGATGATCGAAACGGTTTTGTTGATGATTCCCGCGGTTGGATTTCGTAACTTGTCCGGAATTTGGCCCGACGGGCTGTATATCACCAAAGAAACCGGATAACAATCCGCTGGATGAT from bacterium includes the following:
- a CDS encoding FKBP-type peptidyl-prolyl cis-trans isomerase, which gives rise to MKRGVELLEDVEGTGLFAQKGNRVVFNLRIFLHRGDEVPLNEIQFAAAPDQPVTIERGRRLLDRTITLGKRQAAVAIEQALLGMKKGGYRRVRASPHLAYGKKGIPGLIPANAVLVLEVWLREFISSN